In Clostridium sp. DL-VIII, the following proteins share a genomic window:
- a CDS encoding helix-turn-helix domain containing protein translates to MRKRLTVNTKHASYETIKALYKSEKNPKIKTRLLTILHLFEGKSSVEISLLLKQSDATIRTTIHRYNKFGLEGLKDLEHAPKKTILTSDELAIVDNILKESPYNSGLNYNNWTGELLVNWVSLNFNKKFHLVQLIIYFLDLTTQKLELKD, encoded by the coding sequence ATGAGAAAAAGATTAACTGTTAATACAAAGCATGCATCTTATGAAACTATAAAAGCGCTATATAAAAGTGAGAAAAATCCAAAAATTAAAACTAGATTATTAACTATATTGCATTTATTTGAAGGAAAATCTAGTGTTGAAATTTCTCTTCTTTTAAAACAATCTGATGCTACGATTAGAACGACTATTCATCGATATAATAAATTTGGATTAGAAGGCTTGAAAGACTTAGAGCACGCCCCAAAGAAAACAATTTTAACATCAGATGAACTTGCTATTGTTGATAATATTTTAAAAGAATCCCCCTATAATTCCGGTCTCAATTATAATAATTGGACTGGTGAACTTCTTGTAAATTGGGTAAGTTTAAACTTCAATAAAAAATTTCACTTGGTACAGCTTATAATATATTTTCTAGACTTAACTACTCAAAAACTAGAGCTAAAAGATTAA
- the trmB gene encoding tRNA (guanosine(46)-N7)-methyltransferase TrmB, translating to MRMRKKPWARPELEASDFFVVNPKEYKGKWKEFFGNDKPIYLELGCGKGTFIAVHGSENPEINYIAVDIKDEVLGLAKRNIERAYKEKNKSTDNIKLMAHEIGIINEMLGEDDIVSRIYINFCNPWPKKKHKKRRLTHINQLNQYKVFLKDEGEIYFKTDDDELFEESLEYFKEAGFRIKYITYDLHKSDFEGNVETEHEKMFTEQGIKTKFLIATKND from the coding sequence ATGAGAATGAGAAAAAAGCCATGGGCAAGACCTGAACTTGAAGCAAGTGATTTTTTTGTTGTAAATCCTAAGGAATATAAAGGCAAATGGAAAGAGTTTTTTGGAAATGACAAACCTATATATCTGGAACTTGGATGTGGAAAAGGTACTTTTATAGCAGTACATGGTTCAGAGAATCCCGAGATTAATTACATTGCAGTTGATATAAAAGATGAGGTTTTAGGTTTAGCTAAGAGAAATATAGAAAGAGCTTATAAAGAAAAAAATAAATCAACAGATAATATAAAATTAATGGCTCATGAAATAGGGATTATTAATGAAATGCTAGGCGAAGATGATATAGTAAGCAGAATATACATAAATTTCTGTAATCCTTGGCCTAAAAAGAAGCATAAAAAGAGAAGATTAACTCACATAAATCAATTAAATCAATATAAGGTTTTCTTAAAAGATGAAGGGGAAATATATTTTAAAACAGATGATGACGAATTATTTGAAGAATCTCTTGAATATTTTAAAGAAGCTGGGTTTAGAATTAAATATATAACTTATGACCTTCATAAAAGTGACTTTGAAGGAAATGTAGAGACAGAACATGAAAAAATGTTTACTGAGCAAGGAATAAAAACAAAATTTTTAATTGCTACAAAAAATGATTGA
- the prmA gene encoding 50S ribosomal protein L11 methyltransferase, with protein sequence MDGIWIEVSIITKSEALEPISGIFYGLGCPNVAIEDPEDLLSREQGPLTWDFADINILEHKGNAAVVKAYFSQDDKVEEIVEQVKEKLEEIKDLGIDIGEGKVEAKKMHEEDWANNWKQYYKPVKITDKIVIKPIWEEYEKKKDEIIIELDPGMAFGTGTHETTRMCIQALDKYVKPNTTVFDVGCGSGILAIAAAKLGAKHVVGVDLDPVAVDSSKENISFNDLDNIEVLEGNLLDVVEGKADIVVANIIAEVICILTEDVKKALNEGGLFITSGIIHDRVDMVTKKFAECGFEVIEINKDGEWNCIVAKAVN encoded by the coding sequence ATGGATGGAATATGGATTGAAGTAAGTATAATAACAAAAAGTGAGGCATTAGAGCCTATATCAGGAATATTTTATGGACTAGGATGCCCAAACGTTGCAATTGAAGACCCTGAGGATTTACTTTCAAGAGAACAAGGCCCATTGACTTGGGATTTTGCAGATATAAATATCTTAGAACATAAAGGAAATGCTGCTGTTGTAAAAGCATATTTTTCTCAGGATGATAAGGTTGAAGAAATAGTTGAGCAGGTTAAAGAAAAGCTTGAAGAGATAAAAGATCTTGGAATTGATATTGGTGAAGGTAAAGTAGAAGCAAAGAAAATGCATGAAGAGGATTGGGCAAATAATTGGAAGCAATATTATAAGCCAGTTAAAATAACAGATAAAATTGTAATTAAACCTATTTGGGAAGAGTATGAAAAAAAGAAAGACGAAATAATTATTGAATTAGACCCAGGAATGGCATTTGGGACAGGAACTCATGAAACTACTAGAATGTGTATTCAGGCACTAGATAAGTACGTAAAGCCTAATACAACAGTATTTGATGTGGGATGTGGCTCAGGAATACTTGCAATAGCGGCTGCAAAGCTTGGAGCTAAACATGTAGTAGGTGTTGATCTAGATCCAGTAGCAGTTGATTCATCTAAAGAAAATATAAGCTTTAATGATTTAGATAATATTGAAGTTTTAGAAGGAAATCTTTTAGATGTAGTTGAAGGAAAAGCAGATATAGTTGTTGCAAACATAATTGCAGAAGTTATATGTATATTAACAGAGGACGTTAAAAAGGCATTGAATGAAGGCGGTTTGTTTATTACATCAGGTATAATACATGATAGAGTTGATATGGTTACAAAGAAGTTTGCTGAGTGCGGCTTTGAAGTTATAGAAATAAATAAAGATGGAGAATGGAACTGCATAGTGGCTAAAGCGGTTAATTAA